The window AGTGCATTCCTTGTTTGTTTAACAATAGTGTTGAAATATATTATCTGAAAAAAGACAATTTAGAAAATTCCTATAAAAAATGGGTTACTAAAATATACGAAAACAAGAAATGCAATAAATATATACCGAATTTAGAAACATCAGATTTTCAGTTGGACAACCCTTTAAAAGCATTGTCATTTATGGGCTGTTTACTTATGGGCTTTAGAAGCTATTATCTGCCTGATTATGAAAATTTAATTTTTGCAATTAGGAATCCTTCGTTTGCAGCAAATAATGGAATAATAATTGAAAGGGCTGTGTTTGGTTTGCCTTTGCCTTTTAGAGTTGGGGAAAGCAATTATTTTGTAAACGCGTATGACAATAAAAAAAATACTAATAGTAGACGGGCATCACCTTTGTGGTTCAAAATATTATTAAATTCTTTAAACAGCGTCGAATGTTTGTTTATAGTAATGAAGTCTGATTTTTTACCAAATAACATGGAAATAAACTTGAAAATCCAACAAAACAAAATAAAATGTTCAACAAATAATTGGAGTGCTATAGATACTTTTATTAATACGTTAATGAGTTGTGGAATAATTGATATTATTTAGACTAAATAGAGAATAAAATTAAAAGGAGTGATAAAATGTTTAAAGATGTAATCTTGACCACATATTATTGTGAGACTCCTCTACATATGGGTTCTGGACAGAGTATATCATACGTTGACCTGCCAATTCAAAGAGAAAAACACACAGATTTCCCTGTTATCTGGTCAAGCAGTATCAAAGGTGTTGCCAGAGATAGGGCTTTGAGAAGCGGATGGAGTAGAACAAAACTTTTGTATATTTTTGGTTCTGAAGCAGATGAATCACCTGACAATTTAGTTTCATCTTGTATAAGTTTTACTGATGCAAAAATACTTTTTTACCCTGTGCGTTCAGCAAAGGGCATCTTTGCTTGGATAACTTGTCCATTTGTCATAAAAAGATTTATCCAAGAAATAGAAGGTGCAGGTATTTTGTGTAATAATCATGATATGTTAAATGCAATAATTAACTGGACTAATTATATAGAAACTCCTATATCTCAAAACAAAGTGGTGTTGCTTGACAGTAGTGCCTATATAAAGAATTCTTCAGAAAAAGTAATACTGGAAGAATTTGAATTCTCATCAGAAGTTAAAAGTGATACTGTAATTATTAACTTTTTTAAAGATATCCTTCCAACAAATATACTTACAGAAGAACTTGAAAAGAGATTAGCAATAGTTTCAGATGATATTTTTTCAGTTTTTGTTAAATATGCTGTTGAAATTAGAACTCGAATAAGAATAGACCAAACAACAGGTGTTGTTGACGATAAAGCACTGTTTACCGAAGAACTTTTGCCTTCAGAGAGTATTTTTTACGGATTTGTTTTTACAACTGACCCGTTTTTCGGTATTGATAATGATTTATACAACAAATTGAAATCATCATCTGTTGATTGGGAAAAATTGGGGGATTTAGTTTCTACCGAAAAGTTAAATATATTAAAAGAAGCAGCTGGAGAAAAAAGTGAAAATGAAGCTAATAAAAGAGAGGACAGGTATTTATCTTCTAAAGATGTTATTAAACAACTTGAAAAACTCCTGAATACGGGACTTCTTCAACTTGGTGCAGATTCAACTCTTGGAAGAGGTTTTGTCAAGGTAAAAGCTACTTCAATATTGTTTTCGAACTTCGAAAATATGCAGGAGGTAGAGAGCTAAAATGAGTATAAAAAGCATAGAACAAGAAATAGCTCAGTTTTGTTTCAATGAAATTTCAAGTTATAAAAGAAAATTAAAAGATAAAGATGAACTTCTAAAATTTAAATCTGATATAAGAAGGCTTCCAGCTATGATAACTAATAATGGTCTTTTGGCTACCATGGCATTTTACAAAAAGACAAACGAAGATGTTTATAATACAATAAACAACTGGTTTTTAAATAAGTTGCAAAATCGTGATTTAATCAAATATTTAATTAACATGGATTATGAAGAACTTCTTTTTAAAACGTATGAAGTTCTTAAACTTGCTGATTGGTTAAAAAGAATTGTTGAGGTGGAAATAAAAGATGAAAAAACAACTGAAGGATAAGAGTCCGAAAAATAATCTACAAAAAAATTTGCGGGCTAATTTAGCAATTGCAGAATATGATAATTTTTCACTTGCTTTTTCAAAAGGTATTTCTTTTGAGATATGCAAAAATAAAAATCTTGATCTTATAAATCAAAAAAACAAAAAAGAGTACTTACAATCAATTTTAAATTCCAAAGCAAAAGAAAAATTATCTCTTATTCAAAACCAAATAAATTACAAATTGAAAAGTATTGAAGAGCACTTGCTTGCTAATCACTTTTTAAAGGTTATTGACATTAATTTTAAAAATATATCTAGACTGGTTGTAGGTTTGGGATCTGAGCATGTTTTCGAAACATCCTTAACTCTTGATTATATTTGGGGAATTCCCTATATACCATCTTCTGCTGTCAAAGGCGGATGTAGGGCTGCTGCATTTCGAGAAATAGTTTTGTTAATATTAGATAATCTTAATAAAAAAGAATCTCAAAAAGAAATTTGTCAAGACGAAATTGATGAAGTAGCAAAATATGTTTTCCAAAACTTATATAATGAAGACATTTATTTTGAAAACTATAAACTACTAGATCTTAGCGATATTGATAAAAGAATTTTACTATATAAACTTATATTTGGGACAAAGAATTTTGAAGGGTTATTCACATTTTTAGATGCATATCCTCAAAATTTATCGGAATTAACCAATATATTTGAATTAGACATAATAAATTCTCATTACCCTGACTATTATAGTAACCCCAAAACAAACCCAGCTGGGGACTGGTATAATCCACAACCTGTTAACTTCTTAGTAGTAAAACCAGGAGTTGAATTTAAATTTATTGTATTTTATGACCAACATCGTTCTGAGAAGTTAAAAAAATCTTTTGAGACAGAAAGCATATATTTTGAGCTAATCGAATTATTAGAAAAAGATAATTTTGGGATTCTTAGAAACATCGTAAAAACCTCTTTAAGCTTTTATGGCATAGGCGCAAAAACACGATTAGGTTATGGTTTATTTGAAATCTTAAATGAACAAGGCAATTCCATTTAAAGCAAAGGGGTGAGGAAATTACTACTACAACTTTCCTCACTCTATATTATTTATTTTTTTGAGGTATCATAATTTTATGATTTTGTTTAGCACATTAGTAATTTTTTATTTCCTTTTTTTGGGTTTTAACCCTTTTTTATATACTTATTAAAGTTAGAGTATGTTCCTATTGTCTCATCTTTTGATTTTAAATACTCATAAACAGCTTTGACTGCAACTTCTTTGATACCAAGCTTTGATTTTATATTATCATAGTATTTGTCCAATTTACTTGGTTTGTTCCTATTCTTAGGTTTTCCTTCATAACCTTCATAATATTTTTTAACTGTTCTTCTATCCATCCCATATATTCTTGCAAGTTCTGAAAAGTTAGGTTTCATTTTCATCGCCTTTATCATGTTTAAATGTGCTGTTAAGTTCTGCATTTGATATCCCTCCTCACTATGAGAAAGGATATCATATCAATGTACAATTTTGTACATCCTTATATTCCACTTTCAGTACATTTTTATTTTATCATTAACATTTCTATCCATGTCTAACAATCTTGCTATTTGACTTTTGTTGTATCCCCGTTTGAAAAGTGTGTAGATTGTTGTGTGCATTTCAACCCCCAACATTTTCTTGTTATCTTCTCCTTCTGGAGTTTTTCCATACTTTCTATTCTACACTACAGAAGGCTTATTTTTAAGTGGCAAGTGGGGAATTTTTAGTGTCATTTGATGATTTTATTTTATCATTAACAGTTTACATCCCTAATAGTTCAGATAAAACCGAAGTTGTTTACCCCAACACACCCGTGTCTTTAAACTTTACATCCCTAACAGTTCAGATAAAACATGATATGGGTATACTAAAAAATATTTTATCTCTAATCTTTCCATCCCTAATAGTTCAGATAAAACGTGATCTCGATATTATAGCTGTTTATGCAATGCCTGCTTTACATCCCTAATAGTTCAGATAAAACAAGAGGAATACTTCTACTCTGGCAGATATGGAACATTTCTTTACATCCCTAATAGTTCATATAAAACTTATATCCTGCGCTATCTGATGGCTCTTAAAAGCCTCGTTTACATCCCTAATAGTTTAGATAAAACGCTGTTCAAAATACAAAAAAATGCCACTCGATTATAGTTTACATCCCTTATAGTTCAGATAAAACTTCAGGGAGAAGATGAAGTTGTTGATGTATGCTTGAAGTTTACATCCCTAATAGTTCAGATAAAACCTGAACAGATTTTCAATGGTGAGATTGGCAAGTTGTTGTTTACATCCCTAATAGTTCAGATAAAACCTAGTGAGGGTCTCAGCTGAGCGGGTGCCGTTAATAAGTTTACATCCCTAATAGTTCAGATAAAACACAAAGCTCCGCTTCAGCGGGGCTTTTTTGTTGCTTGTTTACATCCCTAATAGTTCAGATAAAACCGAATCATACCTATTCATTGCAAACCTGTCGAGTTTGGTTTACATCCCTAATAGTTCAGATAAAACAATTTATGAAGTTGATAAAGATACTGGCATATTAACGTTTACATCCCTAATAGTTCAGATAAAACATAGAACAAAAAGTTAAGAAACTATCATAAGAAGAGTTTACATCCCTAATAGTTCAGATAAAACGCAGCAAAACAAGACGCTATACGACCTTGCGGTTGGTTTACATCCCTAATAGTTCAGATAAAACACTACTTCAGAGATGCCGGGTTTAGAAACTTTAAACGTTTACATCCCTAATAGTTCAGATAAAACTAGGATTACTTGTTTCTTCACTCTTTCTATTTCCCGTTTACATCCCTAATAGTTCAGATAAAACAGTGTCTTATACGCCTCTTCTATGAAGTCGTCCGAAGTTTACATCCCTAATAGTTCAGATAAAACGGAAAATGTACATGAGCTAACGTTGAGCGCGTAAGCCAGTTTACATCCCTAATAGTTCAGATAAAACCCAGTGATTTAATGTAGGCGGCAATATTATCCTTCAGTTTACATCCCTAATAGTTCAGATAAAACTTTCACAACAACACAGCGCATCGACACAGCACATCGTTTACATCCCTAATAGTTCAGATAAAACTGTGTTCAGCCATGTATTATCAAATTCTGCTTTACCAGTTTACATCCCTAATAGTTCAGATAAAACACAAGCATATGAAGAGAGAAAGGTGTTAACATCAAAGTTTACATCCCTAATAGTTCAGATAAAACTCATCATCTCCCGCATAGTTTCTTTTAAAATTTCTCTGTTTACATCCCTAATAGTTCAGATAAAACCCTTGTCGCAGAAGAAGGGTA is drawn from Caldicellulosiruptor diazotrophicus and contains these coding sequences:
- the cmr6 gene encoding type III-B CRISPR module RAMP protein Cmr6 yields the protein MKKQLKDKSPKNNLQKNLRANLAIAEYDNFSLAFSKGISFEICKNKNLDLINQKNKKEYLQSILNSKAKEKLSLIQNQINYKLKSIEEHLLANHFLKVIDINFKNISRLVVGLGSEHVFETSLTLDYIWGIPYIPSSAVKGGCRAAAFREIVLLILDNLNKKESQKEICQDEIDEVAKYVFQNLYNEDIYFENYKLLDLSDIDKRILLYKLIFGTKNFEGLFTFLDAYPQNLSELTNIFELDIINSHYPDYYSNPKTNPAGDWYNPQPVNFLVVKPGVEFKFIVFYDQHRSEKLKKSFETESIYFELIELLEKDNFGILRNIVKTSLSFYGIGAKTRLGYGLFEILNEQGNSI
- the cmr4 gene encoding type III-B CRISPR module RAMP protein Cmr4 gives rise to the protein MFKDVILTTYYCETPLHMGSGQSISYVDLPIQREKHTDFPVIWSSSIKGVARDRALRSGWSRTKLLYIFGSEADESPDNLVSSCISFTDAKILFYPVRSAKGIFAWITCPFVIKRFIQEIEGAGILCNNHDMLNAIINWTNYIETPISQNKVVLLDSSAYIKNSSEKVILEEFEFSSEVKSDTVIINFFKDILPTNILTEELEKRLAIVSDDIFSVFVKYAVEIRTRIRIDQTTGVVDDKALFTEELLPSESIFYGFVFTTDPFFGIDNDLYNKLKSSSVDWEKLGDLVSTEKLNILKEAAGEKSENEANKREDRYLSSKDVIKQLEKLLNTGLLQLGADSTLGRGFVKVKATSILFSNFENMQEVES
- the cmr5 gene encoding type III-B CRISPR module-associated protein Cmr5 — translated: MSIKSIEQEIAQFCFNEISSYKRKLKDKDELLKFKSDIRRLPAMITNNGLLATMAFYKKTNEDVYNTINNWFLNKLQNRDLIKYLINMDYEELLFKTYEVLKLADWLKRIVEVEIKDEKTTEG